From the Arctopsyche grandis isolate Sample6627 chromosome 11, ASM5162203v2, whole genome shotgun sequence genome, one window contains:
- the LOC143919227 gene encoding uncharacterized protein LOC143919227 has protein sequence MAFLTDCLLSLVPFVPHIYVAGSGVPQDDLKLYLSIDSERSCELLQEDLNALHAWSLTNRLLLNVSKFQWFLNWVRSNPRGSAEVKTHTRLMIRVPIKKGSSDLRFSNHIDSVFCPTLRMPGFVFSNSRHFHNPTVLRLLYNALVRSIMEYASMIWSPSAKIQSIKLELIQIWFLRILCKQQYGNYPYLFPLRFVMGMVGYKGGVLP, from the exons ATGGCTTTCTTGACAGAttg TTTGTTGTCTTTGGTACCTTTCGTTCCCCATATATATGTTGCTGGCTCCGGAGTTCCCCAAG ATGATTTAAAGCTCTATTTGAGTATAGATTCTGAGCGCTCTTGTGAGCTTTTACAAGAAGATTTAAATGCTCTTCATGCTTGGTCTTTAACTAACCGTTTGCTTCTCAATGTCTCCAAAT tcCAGTGGTTCTTGAactgggttcgatcgaaccccaggggttcggCGGAAGTCAAGACACACACCCGACTCATGATTCGggtgccaattaagaagggttcg AGTGACCTCAGGTTCTCCAATCACATTGATTCTGTGTTTTGTCCAACTTTAAGGATGCCAGGGTTTGTTTTTAGCAATTCCCGGCATTTCCATAATCCTACTGTTTTGAGGCTGTTGTACAATGCTCTGGTGAGAAGTATCATGGAGTACGCATCTATGATCTGGAGTCCTTCAGCCAAAATTCAGTCTATTAAGCTTGAGCTTATCCAAATATGGTTTCTCCGGATTCTTTGCAAGCAGCAGTATGGGAattacccatatttatttcctttaaGATTTGttatgggtatggtcggctacaaaGGAGGGGTGTTGCCCTAA